The following DNA comes from Occultella kanbiaonis.
ACAGCATCGACGCGGCGGTGGCCGCGGCGGTCGAGGAGTTCGGCGGCATCGACATCCTCGTGAACAACGTCGGGGTGGCCGGCGGGATCCCGCTCGAGGACGTCGACGACGCCGAGTGGGACCGGCAGGTCGCTCCCACCCTGCGCGGTGCGGTGCGGTGCATCCAGGCGTGTCTGCCCGAGCTGCTGCGGGCCGCCGGCGGCGGCCGGATCATCTCGATCGCCTCGGTGAACGGGATGACGGCGGTCGGTGACGTGCCGTACTCGGCGGCCAAGGCCGCCCTGATCAACGCGTCCCTGAACATTGCGGTGGAGTACGGGCCGAAGGTGCAGGGCACCGTCGGCGGCGGCTCGGGCTGGGTTCGCTCGAACGTGGTCTCCCCCGGCACCATCGTGACCAGGAACTGGACCGAGGGCGGCCCCGAGCAGCTCGAGACACTGGACAAGATGGCCCAGCTCTACCCGATGGGCCGGGTGGGCCAGCCGGACGAGGTAGCGGCCGCCGTCGCGTTCCTGGCCTCGGACGACGCGTCCTGGATCACCGGCGTCAACCTGCCGGTCGACGGTGGCTTCATGACCGGTCCGCTGGTCCGGATCCGGGACTTCTAGGCTCGTCAGCCGAACACCCCGAGGGCGCCCCACCCGGCCAGCAGGCCGAGGCGCCAGGTCACCAGCAGCACCGCCGTCACCGTCGCGAGCGCGACCACCGTGAGGACCGCGTCACCCGGGGTGAGCCGGGCCGGGTCGTGGATCGTGCGGCGTCCGGCGCCGAGCCCGCGGGTCTCGAGCGCGATCGACATCCGCTCCCCGCGGCGCAGGGTCGTCACCAGCAGGGTGAACGACGCGCGGGCGAGGGCGCGCGGCGAGCGGGGCAGCGCGATCGGCCGCTCGGCGGGTCGCGACCGGGCCTCTGGTGACCGCTGGCGCCGCATCGCCTGTGCCTGCCGGATCGTCTGCCACTGCTGCGGCAACTGTTCGAGGAGCCGGTACCCGGCCAGCACCGCGTAGGCGAAGGCGCCGCTGAGCCGCACGTGCTGATGCAGGCTGGTCATGAGCCGGGCACCGTCGGTGGTGAGCACGAAGCCGAGCGACAGCGTGCCGATGAGCAGCGTCCGGACCGCCAGCGAGATCCCGATCTCGAGCCCCGGCGCCGTCACGTCGAGCGGCCCGAACGACCAGACGACCTGCCCCTGCCGGGTCAGCGCATTGACCGTGAACAGGCTGAGCCCGAAGAGGGCGAACGGCAGGTGCGCCCGCGCCATGGTGCCGAGCGGGATCCTCCCCGCCAGGATGACCGCCGGCACCGCGAGCAGGTAGAGGACCGTGGGGGTCCACGGGTCGAAGACACCGGTCACGACGGCCGAGATCACCAGGACGAGGGCGAGCTTGACGGCCGGGTCGCGCCGGTGCAGAGCAGAGTCGACGTCGAGCGGTCGCCCGAACGCGGCCGCGCTCACGCGACGGCCCCGGGTCCGAGGTTCAGAGCCTCGTCGAGGGTCTCGAGCAGATGCCGCAGCGCCACGCCGCTGCCGCGCCAGCCCTCCAGCAGCGGCGGCAGTGCGAGGCCGGCCCGCTCCAGCGCCGGGCCTGTGAAGACGTCGTCGACGCCGCCCCGGGCGAGGACCCCACCATCGGCGAGGACCACCACCTCGTCGGCCAGGGTGGCGACCAGGCGCAGGTCGTGGCTGACCAGGACCACGCCGCGCCCGTCGTCGGCGAGCCCACGCAACGCACGGGCGACGGCGGCGGTGGTGACCCGGTCCTGGCCGAACGTCGGCTCGTCGGCGAGGAACACCTCGTCCTCGCAGACGGCCATGGCCGCCAGGGAGAGCCGCCGCTGCTGCCCGCCGGACAGCCGGAACGGGTCCCGGTCGGCCACCGCGCCCAGGTGGTAGCGCGCCAGAACGGCGTCGACGACATCGGCGGGGTCGACGGTGCCGGCGGCGTTCGCGAGCGCCGGTGCCGGACCCGCCGAACCGGGCGGACCCGGCGAACCTGGCGGGCGCACCGGAACCGACGAACCTGGCGGACGCACCCCGTGCGCGACCTCGGCCCGGACCGAGCGCGCGAGGAACTGATGCTCGGGGTTCTGGAACACCAGGCCGGCCGGTGGCCCGTCGATCGTGCCGGTGAACGGCAGCAGTCCGGCCAGGGCGAGCAGCAGGCTCGACTTGCCGCACCCGTTCACCCCGACGACGGCGGTGATCCGGCCGCGGGTCACGTCCAGGTCCACGTCGGTCAGGACCTGCGCCGCGCCGCGGCGCACGCCGAGCCCGCGGGCGCGCAGGACGACCCCTCCAGCGCGAGCCGACGACGACGGTGCCGACGGTGCCGACGCGGACAACGCCGACGGTGCCGACGACCGTGGTGCCGATGACGACCGGCGCACGCTCCGCCGTCGGGCCATCAGCTCCACCAGACCCGCGCGCAGCGCGGCACGCCCGGGTGCGACCTCGCGGCCAAGCGCCAGGCCGACCTCGATCCCGGCCGGGAGCCACGCCCCGGCGCCCGCCAGGGCCACGCCGTGCTCGCGCAGGACCTGCGGCGTCGGCCCGGCGGCCCGGACCCGGCCGGCGTCATCGAGGACGACCACGAGCTCGGGCAGCCGCCCCAGCTCGTCGAGGCGGTGCTCGATGAGGATCTGTGCGGGTCCGGGTGCCGCGAGGAGCGCGCCGATCCGCCGGGCGGCCGCGGTGTCGAGCAGCGCCGTCGGCTCATCGAGGAGCAACACCTCCGGACGCGCCACGAGGGCCGCCGCGAGCGCGACCCGCTGACCCTGCCCGCCGGAGAGCTCGCCGGTGCGTCGCCCGATCAGGTCCGAGGCACCGACCGCCGCGAGCGCCGCACGCACCCGGGAGCCGATCTGCGCCGGCGGCACCGCTCGGTTCTCACAGGCGAACGCGACCTCGTCCACGACCGTGGGC
Coding sequences within:
- a CDS encoding SDR family NAD(P)-dependent oxidoreductase, yielding MRGLTGRVALVTGAGHGIGAAIAGRLAAEGAGVVGVDVDLPAVQAVVSGLGDGGLALRMDVTDRDSIDAAVAAAVEEFGGIDILVNNVGVAGGIPLEDVDDAEWDRQVAPTLRGAVRCIQACLPELLRAAGGGRIISIASVNGMTAVGDVPYSAAKAALINASLNIAVEYGPKVQGTVGGGSGWVRSNVVSPGTIVTRNWTEGGPEQLETLDKMAQLYPMGRVGQPDEVAAAVAFLASDDASWITGVNLPVDGGFMTGPLVRIRDF
- a CDS encoding energy-coupling factor transporter transmembrane component T family protein yields the protein MSAAAFGRPLDVDSALHRRDPAVKLALVLVISAVVTGVFDPWTPTVLYLLAVPAVILAGRIPLGTMARAHLPFALFGLSLFTVNALTRQGQVVWSFGPLDVTAPGLEIGISLAVRTLLIGTLSLGFVLTTDGARLMTSLHQHVRLSGAFAYAVLAGYRLLEQLPQQWQTIRQAQAMRRQRSPEARSRPAERPIALPRSPRALARASFTLLVTTLRRGERMSIALETRGLGAGRRTIHDPARLTPGDAVLTVVALATVTAVLLVTWRLGLLAGWGALGVFG
- a CDS encoding ABC transporter ATP-binding protein; translation: MTAAPASAADRRTPPEPSAAVTVRDLRVHYPTASAPSLAGVDLDVPAGQRLLLMGSSGSGKSTVLRVLAGVVPGTIDADVTGRVRIAGTDPTTTPVPVLAGRVGTLTQDPADQLCLPTVVDEVAFACENRAVPPAQIGSRVRAALAAVGASDLIGRRTGELSGGQGQRVALAAALVARPEVLLLDEPTALLDTAAARRIGALLAAPGPAQILIEHRLDELGRLPELVVVLDDAGRVRAAGPTPQVLREHGVALAGAGAWLPAGIEVGLALGREVAPGRAALRAGLVELMARRRSVRRSSSAPRSSAPSALSASAPSAPSSSARAGGVVLRARGLGVRRGAAQVLTDVDLDVTRGRITAVVGVNGCGKSSLLLALAGLLPFTGTIDGPPAGLVFQNPEHQFLARSVRAEVAHGVRPPGSSVPVRPPGSPGPPGSAGPAPALANAAGTVDPADVVDAVLARYHLGAVADRDPFRLSGGQQRRLSLAAMAVCEDEVFLADEPTFGQDRVTTAAVARALRGLADDGRGVVLVSHDLRLVATLADEVVVLADGGVLARGGVDDVFTGPALERAGLALPPLLEGWRGSGVALRHLLETLDEALNLGPGAVA